One part of the Sulfolobus tengchongensis genome encodes these proteins:
- the mvaD gene encoding diphosphomevalonate decarboxylase gives MLNSVTVSAPSNIAIIKYWGKRGDENLNLPLNSSLSITLDDQLSVITKISPNDKDIIIVNDKVLSDEEVREYGGRVIDTFRKLIGKDFHVKVESKAKFPVNAGLASSAAGIAALTFGLNELLELNLSSEELSKIARLGSGSACRSMFGGFVMWNKGEKDDGSDSYCYQIFPSNHWRELVDIIAIVSEKEKKVSSRRGMIRSAETSTLMECRLRFIEKTLNEVIDAIRSKDEKKLFYYTMRHSNSMHAIILDSWPSYFYLSEVSIRIMEWIQDYGNAGYTFDAGPNPHILTTERYVNDIVKFLESLNIRRIIVSKVGEGPRVLSRE, from the coding sequence GTGTTAAATTCGGTAACAGTTTCCGCACCATCTAACATAGCCATAATAAAGTATTGGGGAAAGAGAGGAGACGAGAATCTAAATCTGCCCCTTAATAGTTCATTATCCATAACTCTTGATGATCAATTATCGGTAATCACTAAGATAAGTCCAAATGATAAGGACATTATAATTGTGAACGATAAGGTTCTATCAGATGAAGAGGTCAGAGAATATGGAGGAAGGGTCATAGATACCTTTAGAAAACTTATAGGAAAGGACTTTCATGTTAAGGTTGAATCGAAAGCAAAATTTCCAGTTAACGCAGGATTAGCGTCTTCCGCAGCAGGTATAGCAGCATTGACGTTTGGCCTAAATGAACTATTAGAGTTGAATCTCTCATCAGAGGAACTCTCTAAAATAGCAAGATTAGGATCAGGAAGTGCTTGCAGAAGTATGTTTGGTGGGTTTGTAATGTGGAATAAGGGCGAAAAGGATGACGGTAGCGATTCGTATTGCTATCAAATATTTCCAAGTAATCACTGGAGAGAATTGGTTGATATCATAGCCATAGTGAGCGAAAAGGAAAAGAAAGTTTCTTCAAGAAGAGGTATGATAAGGTCTGCAGAGACTTCGACATTAATGGAATGCAGACTTAGATTCATAGAGAAAACATTAAATGAAGTGATAGATGCAATTAGAAGTAAGGATGAGAAGAAGCTCTTCTACTATACAATGAGACATAGCAATAGCATGCACGCAATAATATTGGATAGTTGGCCATCGTATTTCTATCTTAGCGAGGTTTCAATAAGGATAATGGAATGGATACAAGATTACGGTAACGCTGGATATACGTTTGATGCTGGGCCTAACCCCCATATTTTAACTACTGAGAGATACGTTAATGATATTGTAAAATTTTTAGAATCGTTAAATATCAGAAGGATAATTGTATCAAAAGTTGGGGAAGGTCCAAGAGTATTAAGTAGAGAATAG
- a CDS encoding NRAMP family divalent metal transporter — protein sequence MSIKEIVKLFGPAWIVMMADVDAASVLTGVANGQEYGYKLIWLLLLLIIPLYVIQEAAGRLGAVNNGKGLGEIIREKFSGKTALLASLSMFVVDLFTYVVEYVGIAVGGLVLGIPPYISLPIFFILHVTVISTKRYEKIEKFLISVSLVMIFAFIVQAILRGIVTNQSIFYISTSKSFTFLVAANIGAVIMPFMIFYQASATSYKYQDSYSSLENKVKWSSAETLIGALVSELLMVAIEMATTGLSPSVDPLNYKEMSYALSLISGPYSPYIFGIGLISSAFLALIVESLGSVWGTLESLGKKDFRSFLSLYLAESIPALIIVLLFTNNYDNVVNFALTLMSISPFVLAIPAILVGILVRDRNIMMDYAYGKGRMVVYWITLVLIIMGGVIAII from the coding sequence GTGAGTATAAAAGAGATTGTAAAATTATTCGGCCCTGCATGGATAGTAATGATGGCTGACGTTGATGCCGCAAGCGTTTTAACTGGTGTGGCTAATGGGCAAGAATACGGATACAAGTTAATATGGTTACTATTACTTTTAATAATTCCACTTTACGTTATTCAAGAGGCGGCCGGAAGATTAGGTGCAGTAAATAACGGCAAAGGACTAGGGGAGATAATCAGAGAAAAATTTTCCGGTAAAACTGCGTTATTAGCTTCACTTTCAATGTTTGTCGTAGATCTATTTACTTATGTTGTTGAATATGTTGGGATTGCAGTAGGTGGATTAGTGTTGGGAATACCACCATATATTAGCCTTCCAATTTTCTTTATACTCCACGTAACCGTAATATCTACAAAAAGATATGAAAAAATTGAAAAATTTCTTATATCGGTATCACTGGTAATGATTTTTGCGTTCATAGTGCAAGCTATTTTGAGGGGAATAGTAACTAACCAAAGCATCTTCTACATTTCCACATCAAAGTCTTTCACATTTCTCGTTGCGGCCAACATTGGAGCAGTAATAATGCCCTTTATGATATTCTATCAAGCTTCAGCAACTTCTTATAAATATCAAGACTCTTACTCGTCACTGGAGAATAAAGTGAAATGGTCCTCTGCAGAGACCTTGATTGGAGCTTTAGTTTCAGAGCTCTTAATGGTAGCCATAGAAATGGCAACAACTGGGTTATCTCCTTCTGTTGATCCACTGAATTATAAAGAGATGTCCTATGCGTTATCCTTAATTTCTGGTCCATATTCCCCTTATATTTTCGGAATAGGTCTCATAAGCTCAGCTTTCCTAGCGTTAATAGTGGAATCATTGGGAAGTGTATGGGGAACTTTAGAATCCTTGGGCAAGAAGGATTTCAGAAGCTTCCTATCACTTTACCTTGCAGAGTCAATTCCAGCATTGATAATTGTTCTATTGTTTACCAATAATTACGATAATGTAGTTAATTTTGCTCTTACTTTGATGTCCATATCGCCATTTGTTCTTGCGATTCCCGCAATATTAGTTGGGATACTGGTTAGAGATAGGAATATTATGATGGATTATGCATATGGAAAAGGTAGAATGGTAGTCTATTGGATTACCTTAGTATTAATAATAATGGGAGGAGTAATCGCTATAATCTAA